The following coding sequences are from one Thunnus maccoyii chromosome 17, fThuMac1.1, whole genome shotgun sequence window:
- the LOC121882771 gene encoding uncharacterized protein LOC121882771 → MVELRWIKMSLFLILGLQFTAVTGQTSLYITVRDGDEVTLSCENVMTDQDKCNSTTWLFAGLRNTAAVALIKLGQIGENAKSKSDRLSVTANCSLVIKKVTVEDVGRYSCRQFKSGQQQGQDSRVYLSVVTMTEHKDTDKVTLSCSVSTRGKCRQTVKWVYEGNYWDVNTQHMKESQSSCFDNVTFTTSHLAEMSKYSELFKCNVTDKNTGKVQLFAFSPQSSGEVTKRAATTKSTPTMKSTRQQVLLRFLIVSVGLAALSITVVSVNIWTRTKGNKTQMDDNAVHNDEDGDEGTVTYENVGEPSASVRGDGDDEGDAVTYSTVKASSSSAGASTDPSSLYTTINKPNK, encoded by the exons ATGGTTGAACTCAGAtggattaaaatgtctttatttctgatACTGGGGCTTCAGTTTACAG CAGTAACTGGACAAACTTCCCTCTACATCActgtcagagatggagatgaagtcactttgtcttgtgaaaatgtgatgactGATCAGGATAAATGTAACAGTACTACCTGGCTCTTTGCTGGTTtaagaaacacagcagcagtagcGCTGATTAAACTTGGGCAGATTGGTGAAAATGCCAAATCtaaatcagacagactgagtgttACAGCGAACTGTTCACTGGTTATAAAGAAGGTCACAGTTGAGGATGTTGGTCGTTACTCCTGCAGACAGTTCAAATCAGGACAACAACAAGGTCAAGACTCTCGggtttatctgtctgttgttacca TGACTGAACATAAGGACACTGATAAGGTGACGTTAAGCTGCTCTGTGTCGACACGTGGAAAGTGTAGACAGACAGTGAAGTGGGTGTATGAGGGTAATTATTGGGATGTGAACACTCAGCACATGAAGGAGTCACAGTCTTCTTGCTTTGACAATGTGACGTTTACAACTTCCCATCTTGCTGAGATGTCAAAGTATTCTGAGTTATTCAAGTGTAACgtgacagataaaaacactggaaaagtgCAGCTGTTTGCCTTCAGCCCTCAGTCTTCAG GTGAGGTCACtaaaagagctgcaacaacaaaatcaacaccaaCAATGAAATCAACAAGACAACAAG TTTTGTTGAGGTTCCTCATCGTGTCTGTGGGTTTAGCAGCTCTCTCAATAACTGTTGTGTCAGTCAACATATGGACCAGAACTAAAG ggaACAAAACACAGATGGATGACAATGCT gTGCATAATGATGAAGATGGAGATGAAGGTACGGTGACCTATGAAAACGTTGGAGAACCTTCTGCTTCT GTtcgtggtgatggtgatgatgaaggtgatgcAGTGACCTACAGCACTGTGAAagcttcctcctcttctgctgGAGCCTCCACTGATCCCAGCAGCCTCTACACTACCATCAACAAACCCAACAAATAA
- the LOC121882772 gene encoding uncharacterized protein LOC121882772, with protein MVELRWIKMSLFLILGLHFTAVTGQTSLDITVRVGDEVTLSCENVMTDQDKCNSISWIFSGLRNTAAVELIEVGQIGENAKAKSDRLSVTVNCSLVIKKVTVEDVGRYTCRQFKSGQQQGQDSRVYLSVVTMTEHKDTDKVTLNCSVSTYEQCRQTVKWVYEGNDWDVNTHHMKESQSSCFATVMFTTSHLAEMSKYSESFKCNVTDKNKVQLFAFSPQSSVILNKADPEDGVSYVSISFTKKTNSKARVRGDGDDEGDAVTYSTVKASSSSAGASTDPSNLYATIN; from the exons ATGGTTGAACTCAGATGgattaaaatgtccttatttcTGATACTGGGGCTTCACTTTACAG CAGTAACTGGACAAACTTCCCTCGACATCACTGTCAGAGTTGGAGATGAAGTCACTTTGtcttgtgaaaatgtgatgactGATCAGGATAAATGTAACAGTATTTCCTGGATCTTCAGTGGTTtaagaaacacagcagcagtagaGCTGATTGAAGTTGGACAGATTGGTGAAAATGCCAAAGCtaaatcagacagactgagtgttACAGTGAACTGTTCTCTGGTTATAAAGAAGGTCACAGTTGAGGATGTTGGTCGTTACACCTGCAGACAGTTCAAATCAGGACAACAACAAGGTCAAGACTCTCGggtttatctgtctgttgttacca TGACTGAACATAAGGACACTGATAAGGTGACGTTAAACTGCTCTGTGTCGACATATGAACAGTGTAGACAGACAGTGAAGTGGGTGTATGAGGGTAATGATTGGGATGTGAACACTCATCACATGAAGGAGTCACAGTCTTCTTGCTTTGCCACTGTGATGTTTACAACTTCCCATCTTGCTGAGATGTCGAAGTATTCTGAGTCATTCAAGTGTAACgtgacagataaaaacaaagtgcagctgtttgCCTTCAGCCCTCAGTCTTCAG TGATACTCAACAAG GCTGATCCTGAAGATGGCGTTTCCTACGTCTCCATCAGCTTCACCAAGAAGACCAACAGTAAAGCGCGG GTtcgtggtgatggtgatgatgaaggtgatgcAGTGACCTACAGCACTGTGAaagcttcctcttcttctgctggaGCTTCCACTGATCCCAGCAACCTCTACGCTACCATCAACTAA